One region of Leishmania panamensis strain MHOM/PA/94/PSC-1 chromosome 28 sequence genomic DNA includes:
- the LDK gene encoding protein kinase, putative (TriTrypDB/GeneDB-style sysID: LpmP.28.2120) encodes MKIVEKRVAVRNKMTGALIREVNALEIGGSSPYVTGLVDKMVSKHNYYIVMDLAEGGTLLDMIRERRQELKQAQVSLPSGRSLLDSLQLSGTPFMPYDRVRHYFKQLLLALSTLHDRNVVHRDVKPENILLNKRRTRLVLSDFGFACHCMPGVKLHRACGTLKYCAPELLREYPSYDGRKIDVWAAGVTLYVMLFGGFPYRCSRGDPDSLLEVIETTTYRIPRPIPADIEDILQCMLCVDSDQRWSMKQLLNHPWMSGLELNSPPSRASAGEGLTSPTITMPNTAEAITEMLSEGCSPMDSFPFDEDDVDDGFYQSIHHEQLNSSVSSDCHNSTTPRQKPQQRPLHADSGASQGDVVSLSSPTSLLHSGESETRSASAAFALLTPPSQLLRTSTKQEILQHGTEFTSMASIESSVASDDEREEDEEEEDDSEDDTHHWDEMDEGAVATDHIRSASKGDNLSKDAPCASDAQLCELWGRYSYGLWLTARIAAHLVAFIAVCLVAVALRVLLKCDIIDLPLPEGMRDYISFVLSTPLRRPRAHLSDAALTLSQSPGGSSTASPLALLQKDSHGGSSAHCRLMAPPIPGSGLRHYVRRADKLMRDSFMGSVVLSHNIPLVDLAHRKMAAPYPQELSVDHSLSSTPAAPSLATMAPSQSSAVRQPRERDEAATTEARAESVERAVLSMPPRAEKSKRNANRPGPPASGDEGGGKEERDWQERDSSLRKKCRRTQSPGPPLVLVEDPISVTTEATTCLDTTANPKTSLRSEAHVDSQAGATDDTGSGDSALDKPAYLPHHNFMFSPISPMPMVPGDHQRGVEDFPIVTKMGHT; translated from the coding sequence ATGAAGATTGTGGAAAAGAGGGTCGCCGTGCGCAACAAGATGACAGGGGCTCTTATTCGTGAAGTCAACGCACTCGAGATTGGTGGCAGCTCCCCGTACGTGACTGGGCTTGTGGACAAGATGGTATCGAAACACAATTACTACATTGTCATGGACCTCGCCGAGGGTGGAACGCTGCTGGACATGATTCGTGAGCGGCGTCAGGAATTGAAGCAAGCGCAGGTGTCGTTGCCTAGTGGCCGCTCTCTGCTAGACTCTCTGCAGTTGTCGGGCACGCCGTTCATGCCTTACGATCGAGTGCGGCACTACTTcaagcagctcctgctggcGCTGTCCACACTGCATGACCGCAACGTTGTCCACCGTGACGTCAAGCCGGAGAACATTCTGCTGAACAAACGTCGGACACGATTGGTGCTCTCCGACTTTGGTTTTGCGTGCCATTGCATGCCTGGGGTTAAATTGCACCGCGCATGCGGTACGCTGAAGTACTGCGCCCCCGAGCTCCTTCGTGAGTATCCTTCCTACGATGGTCGAAAGATCGACGTCTGGGCTGCTGGTGTCACCCTCTACGTGATGCTTTTCGGCGGCTTTCCGTACCGCTGCTCGCGTGGCGACCCCGATTCGTTACTCGAGGTGATCGAGACGACTACATATCGCATCCCACGCCCCATCCCGGCTGACATCGAGGACATTTTGCAGTGCATGTTGTGCGTAGACTCAGATCAGCGCTGGTCTATGAAGCAGCTTCTAAACCACCCGTGGATGTCAGGGTTGGAGCTGAACTCCCCTCCGTCGCGTGCCTCCGCTGGAGAGGGGCTGACGTCGCCCACAATCACCATGCCAAATACCGCGGAGGCGATTACGGAGATGCTCTCCGAGGGCTGTTCACCCATGGACTCCTTTCCGTTCGACGAGGATGATGTCGATGACGGCTTCTACCAAAGCATTCATCATGAGCAGCTCAACAGCAGCGTGAGCAGTGACTGCCACAACAGTACCACCCCAAGGCAGAAGCCACAACAGCGGCCCTTGCATGCTGACTCAGGGGCCTCGCAGGGGGATGTtgtctccctttcttctcccacCTCGCTGCTTCACAGCGGCGAATCGGAGACCCGaagcgcatcagcagcctTTGCCTTACTCACGCCGCCCTCCCAGCTCTTGCGCACCTCTACCAAGCAGGAGATCCTTCAGCACGGCACTGAGTTTACCTCCATGGCCTCCATCGAGAGCTCCGTCGCGAGCGACgatgagcgagaggaggacgaggaagaggaagatgaCTCTGAAGACGATACCCATCACTGGGACGAGATGGATGAGGGTGCCGTGGCTACAGACCACATCAGGAGCGCCTCCAAGGGTGACAACCTCTCCAAAGACGCGCCGTGCGCGAGCGACGCGCAGCTCTGTGAACTGTGGGGTCGGTACTCATACGGTCTGTGGCTGACCGCGCGCATTGCGGCTCACCTTGTCGCCTTCATCGCTGTTTGTCTCGTGGCCGTagcgctgcgtgtgcttctgaAGTGCGACATCATCGACCTCCCATTGCCGGAAGGCATGCGTGACTACATTTCCTTTGTCCTCTCCaccccgctgcgccgtcccCGTGCTCACCTCAGTGACGCTGCGCTGACACTTTCTCAGTCACCTGGAGGGTCTTCTACGGCCTCACCGCTCGCGCTTCTCCAGAAAGATAGCCACGGTGGCAGTAGCGCTCATTGTCGCTTAATGGCGCCGCCTATTCCAGGATCTGGGCTGCGGCACTACGTGCGCAGGGCAGATAAGCTCATGCGGGACTCGTTCATGGGCAGTGTCGTGCTGTCGCACAACATTCCCCTAGTGGACCTTGCCCATCGCAAGATGGCTGCACCCTACCCCCAGGAACTGTCAGTGGATCACTCCCTTTCCTCGACGCCTGCCGCGCCGAGCCTCGCTACGATGGCACCATCACAGTCCTCCGCGGTTCGGCAACCCAGGGAAAGGGATGAAGCGGCAACCACCGAGGCACGTGCAGAGAGCGTGGAGAGGGCCGTCTTGTCTATGCCGCcgagagcagagaagagtAAACGAAATGCAAATCGCCCGGGGCCACCAGCCAGCGGagacgaggggggaggcaaagaggagcgTGACTGGCAGGAAAGAGACTCATCGCTACGCAAGAAGTGTAGGAGAACTCAGTCGCCAGGTCCGCCGCTGGTATTAGTGGAAGACCCCATCTCAGTGACGACTGAGGCGACAACCTGCCTGGACACCACGGCCAACCCCAAGACATCTCTGAGGAGCGAGGCTCACGTGGACTCCCAGGCGGGGGCGACCGACGATacaggcagcggtgacagtgCGCTGGACAAGCCAGCTTACTTGCCTCATCACAACTTTATGTTCTCTCCTATTTCTCCTATGCCAATGGTGCCAGGCGACCATCAGCGCGGCGTGGAGGACTTCCCTATTGTGACCAAGATGGGCCATACATGA
- a CDS encoding hypothetical protein (TriTrypDB/GeneDB-style sysID: LpmP.28.2130) has translation MRSRIPLSIVFSGEGRRHAIPHRTFCVAAQSEDGSAGVSADTGIAEEGVAFFRYLDSNDTRMPSHSHLRAYAHSAEEYETYVGEEVWDDADGTPTSASRQPPERDTGKVQSGSGSCYATSDAVAPVPSFRSVVEWVSGVFEEDWTSDGVVLCGRYVVADDGAWAVPSRSPTLYTTREVFLLMRNSSKFLHDVHTQVVDLKAVAKRGAHSGSLTLEFTLAKSLAGSGASEMRAILPYPLYFSPQTRTWVVRDTAASLSFTGIGQRMTDVCFPSLMAWTEAEHDNNFRFMQRRIEQAALLERTCATDPGFISRLVSAFDKEKHLAYASDGAAGQQHPYPRLALLLTVDLLFESSSLPIYLLSSKARVFEVASRTSVTWGAINDASQWHLWTPLLVDADTSGADGALDASAAAPTVKAACGCDDGIHAAPLGEGEESDETEEEEEDVATRSLNFFRMFRGIGHWNQYVSSMVARLQQSRSDALGLDDSNKPSRDVQHYCVIASESADLVNCADTLTKRGLPLELMHPELLQLSGEAAAFMKRLSDGLLKQSGGDN, from the coding sequence ATGCGCTCCAGAATTCCACTCTCGATCGTCTTCtctggagaggggaggcgacACGCCATTCCACACCGCACCTTTTGCGTAGCGGCTCAATCAGAAGACGGAAGCGCTGGTGTGAGTGCCGACACCGGCATCGCGGAGGAAGGCGTCGCATTCTTCCGGTACTTAGACTCCAATGACACACGTATGCCGTCACATTCGCACCTTAGGGCCTACGCTCATTCGGCGGAGGAGTACGAGACGTATGTCGGTGAGGAGGTGTGGGACGATGCTGATGGGACACCCACGAGCGCATCGAGGCAGCCACCTGAGCGCGATACAGGGAAGGTCCAGAGCGGAAGCGGCTCTTGCTACGCTACATCGGATGCTGTCGCACCGGTGCCGAGCTTCCGCAGCGTGGTGGAATGGGTGAGTGGCGTTTTCGAAGAGGACTGGACCTCCGATGGCGTTGTGTTGTGTGGCCGCTATGTTGTGGCGGACGACGGTGCGTGGGCGGtgccctctcgctcccccaCGCTTTACACTACACGCGAGGTGTTCTTGCTGATGCGCAATTCGAGCAAGTTCCTCCATGACGTGCACACACAGGTGGTAGATCTGAAGGCTGTGGCAAAGAGAGGTGCACACAGCGGCTCTTTGACCCTCGAGTTCACGCTTGCCAAGTCTCTTGCTGGATCTGGAGCGAGTGAGATGCGGGCCATTCTTCCGTACCCGTTGTACTTCAGCCCACAGACGCGCACCTGGGTGGTGAGGGACACCGCCGCATCCTTGTCCTTCACCGGAATCGGCCAGCGTATGACTGACGTGTGCTTTCCTTCGCTGATGGCGTGGACGGAGGCGGAGCATGATAATAATTTTCGCTTCATGCAGCGACGAATTGAGCaggctgcgctgctggagcgtaCCTGTGCCACAGACCCGGGATTTATCTCCCGCCTCGTGAGCGCCTTCGATAAGGAAAAGCATCTGGCGTACGCATCTGATGGTGCTgcggggcagcagcatcccTATCCGCGCCTGGCGCTTCTTCTCACGGTAGACTTGCTTTTTGAGAGCTCCTCGCTTCCGATTTACCTGTTGAGCTCGAAGGCGCGTGTGTTCGAAGTGGCTTCTCGCACCTCGGTGACATGGGGAGCAATTAACGACGCCTCACAGTGGCATCTGTGGACTCCACTACTCGTCGATGCGGACACCAGCGGGGCAGACGGTGCTTTGgatgcctctgccgctgctcccacTGTTAAGGCGGCTTGTGGATGCGACGATGGCATCCACGCTGCACCTTTgggagagggcgaagagTCAGAcgagacagaggaggaagaagaggacgTGGCCACTCGTTCTCTCAACTTTTTCCGCATGTTCCGAGGTATTGGGCACTGGAATCAGTACGTCAGTTCAATGGTAGCGCGTCTCCAGCAAAGCCGCAGCGATGCCCTGGGCCTCGATGACTCGAACAAGCCCTCTCGCGATGTTCAGCATTACTGTGTGATTGCATCCGAAAGCGCGGACTTGGTCAACTGCGCGGATACGCTGACAAAGCGTGGACTTCCGCTGGAGCTAATGCACCCAGAGTTGCTGCAATTGagcggagaagcagctgctttTATGAAAAGGCTAAGTGATGGCTTGCTCAAACAATCCGGCGGGGACAACTGA
- a CDS encoding hypothetical protein (TriTrypDB/GeneDB-style sysID: LpmP.28.2140), with translation MGSSSPQVKLDSAIRTTDEYAAAFDLEVWKAQQQLQYQAQLRQAKERLERRLRKEARESEKKKMAELEQLRQELETMGHRLQVAGETLEKRTAQLDACEAAFNIKRVKVAEQHEAYVARAEEQVRRSREEAQISQSSLQARLQEKDRTIQQLQERVSSAQQEYDLLRRRAARYLTEQTDTDGQRLREQECALSLAQTQLAEVQRQLREKSADVDRLAESKATLEQQLYEFKRQLAIVTRKYHRLCEEYQTREWERLRREQEALSTAKRRQTLQAHRLQQQKQTLAASFLPIGFINSAAYTTAGNTTRNVAEQDDFYAMLTDLKQEVASGLAAINRTSRSGSLPFTVVERPAGALRSTAHDTSCHSQTSPQSRMRAISVTVAESAGDSLTGAPSPQDPTLESSSVSGVSRISQTKPPLRTQQRLQVGASGAETNVVVDMGDTSIDSTYPPADFQPWSASILEGEEDGVAPLPSVRAGTLPPLAPAQRGLEEALPDTASPHISPTPEEFVLARDAPLDHTSSAAKSAAARRDMEVFVHQLKMNREKLLETGVYSEDDHVVKEMREKIRMYEQYLTQQRQ, from the coding sequence ATGGGATCGTCGTCGCCTCAGGTCAAACTGGACAGCGCTATCCGTACCACTGACGAGTACGCAGCCGCCTTCGACCTCGAAGTATGgaaagcgcagcagcaactccaATACCAGGCACAGCTGCGTCAGGCGAAGGAGCGGCTggagcgccgcctgcgcaaGGAGGCACGAGAGtcggagaagaaaaagatggCAGAGCTTGAGCAACTTCGCCAAGAGCTAGAAACAATGGGACACCGGCTACAGGTGGCTGGTGAGACGCTGGAAAAGCGCACCGCTCAGCTGGATGCTTGTGAGGCCGCTTTTAACATAAAACGAGTGAAGGTGGCAGAACAGCATGAGGCGTATGTCGCCCGCGCCGAAgagcaggtgcgccgcaGTCGTGAGGAGGCCCAGATTTCCCAATCCAGCCTTCAAGCAAGATTGCAAGAGAAGGACCGCACCATTCAGCAACTGCAGGAGAGAGTCAGCTCAGCGCAGCAAGAGTATGACCTACTCCGGCGACGCGCAGCGCGTTACCTGACCGAGCAGACCGACACCGACGGCCAACGACTACGGGAGCAGGAGTGCGCGCTGAGTCTGGCGCAGACacagctggcggaggtgcaACGCCAGCTGCGAGAGAAAAGCGCGGATGTGGACCGTCTGGCAGAGTCTAAGGCGACCttagagcagcagctgtacgaGTTCAAGCGGCAGCTCGCGATCGTCACGCGCAAATACCATCGACTCTGTGAGGAGTACCAGACACGTGAGTGGGAGCGTCTGCGCAGGGAACAGGAGGCTCTGAGCACGGCGAAGCGAAGGCAGACCCTACAAGCGCATCGactacagcagcagaagcagaCGTTGGCGGCATCTTTTCTGCCAATTGGCTTTATCAACAGCGCTGCATATACTACCGCGGGGAACACGACTCGCAACGTTGCAGAACAAGATGACTTTTACGCAATGTTGACAGATCTGAAACAGGAGGTGGCGAGTGGGCTAGCAGCGATCAACCGAACCTCTCGTTCAGGTTCCCTTCCCTTCACTGTTGTCGAGAGACCTGCAGGGGCTCTCCGCTCGACTGCCCACGACACCAGCTGCCACTCCCAAACATCTCCGCAGTCACGCATGCGCGCTATTTCCGTCACCGTCGCGGAGAGCGCTGGGGACTCTTTAACAGgcgccccttcccctcaaGACCCCACATTAGAGTCGTCCTCTGTCTCTGGGGTTTCACGCATTTCACAGACAAAGCCGCcactgcgcacgcagcagagGTTGCAAGTGGGCGCGTCTGGTGCTGAAACAAACGTAGTGGTAGACATGGGCGATACTTCTATCGACAGCACCTACCCTCCAGCTGACTTTCAACCCTGGTCGGCATCCATACTtgagggtgaagaggacgGCGTTGCTCCTCTGCCGTCCGTGCGCGCCGGCACCCTTCCCCCACTCGCCCCGGCACAGCGTGGCCTGGAGGAGGCGTTGCCTGACACTGCTTCACCGCATATCTCACCAACGCCAGAGGAGTTCGTGCTTGCCAGGGATGCGCCGCTGGACCACACGTCCAGCGCTGCGaagtcggcagcggcgcggcgcgaTATGGAGGTCTTTGTGCACCAGCTGAAGATGAATCGTGAGAAGCTCTTGGAGACTGGCGTGTACTCAGAGGATGATCACGTGGTGAAGGAGATGCGGGAGAAGATACGCATGTACGAACAGTACTTgactcagcagcggcagtga
- the NB6M gene encoding NADH dehydrogenase subunit NB6M, putative (TriTrypDB/GeneDB-style sysID: LpmP.28.2150), whose protein sequence is MVRSTARLLVRDPVPTDTKAFYTWFSGQAYRQERVIPGGYPAVRIYPVYGKRWFTGRTVVALVAGISIFGAWVRPERERYNMEMMIEFAERQAAHLPYQTAEVNLRCFISGYKRYRYEKENLIDKGYVGLTSEFRKFFYHSDVWRPPLHDVLMHPYVKYGGPLGSYNWSVGYF, encoded by the coding sequence ATGGTGCGCAGTACAGCTCGCCTGTTGGTTCGTGATCCCGTTCCGACGGACACAAAGGCGTTTTACACGTGGTTTAGCGGTCAGGCCTACCGTCAGGAGCGCGTGATTCCTGGTGGCTACCCTGCTGTTCGTATATATCCAGTGTACGGTAAGCGCTGGTTTACAGGCCGCACCGTGGTTGCCCTAGTTGCCGGTATCTCCATCTTCGGCGCATGGGTGCGCCCAGAACGTGAGCGCTACAACATGGAGATGATGATCGAGTTTGCGGAACGCCAGGCCGCGCATCTTCCATACCAGACCGCCGAAGTGAACCTACGCTGCTTCATTTCAGGCTACAAGCGCTACCGCTACGAGAAGGAGAACCTCATCGACAAGGGCTACGTCGGCCTCACGTCGGAGTTCCGCAAGTTCTTTTACCACAGTGACGTGTGGcgcccgccgctgcacgaCGTGCTCATGCACCCTTACGTGAAGTACGGCGGTCCGTTAGGTAGCTACAACTGGTCTGTTGGCTACTTCTAA
- a CDS encoding hypothetical protein (TriTrypDB/GeneDB-style sysID: LpmP.28.2160) has translation MLAEPKSSVIRGDRKHITSKFTDGSEVIEEYDVVTDALLLRKRRSRNALGGFSDWSIEVGTEASSRNLDRALIVESSGSPVVVRQDTRESYVVRIRNLPYPRDVFSITIEREDRDPVGKIVVRTSNKKYFKILDIPDLERARIPLVSAHLSYDVQHQTLIIQYKKPLSVLTAEAAARKERASMPSKRVDDSNPDCKQQ, from the coding sequence ATGCTCGCAGAACCCAAGTCATCAGTAATACGTGGGGACCGTAAGCACATCACGTCCAAGTTTACGGATGGGAGCGAGGTAATTGAAGAGTATGACGTGGTGACAGATGCCTTGCTGTTGAGaaagcgccgcagccgcaatGCCCTTGGCGGCTTCTCTGACTGGTCTATAGAGGTCGGGACTGAGGCATCATCGCGCAACCTGGACCGGGCCTTGATCGTAGAGTCGAGTGGAAGTCCGGTGGTAGTGCGACAGGACACGAGGGAGAGCTACGTGGTGCGAATTCGCAATCTCCCGTATCCCAGAGATGTGTTTTCTATCACAATCGAGCGCGAAGATAGGGACCCTGTCGGCAAGATCGTAGTGCGTACATCAAACAAGAAGTATTTCAAGATACTTGACATCCCTGACCTGGAGCGGGCGCGCATTCCGCTGGTGAGCGCGCACCTTTCCTACGATGTGCAGCACCAAACACTTATCATTCAGTACAAGAAGCCGCTGTCTGTGCTGActgctgaggctgctgcaCGGAAGGAGCGCGCATCTATGCCCTCGAAGCGCGTCGATGACAGCAACCCCGACTGCAAGCAGCAGTAA
- a CDS encoding hypothetical protein (TriTrypDB/GeneDB-style sysID: LpmP.28.2170) gives MSSNVPQRVRDGATLSACILEALEKRGDDEVMFALLRHRHCDSSNAGWLEGSSGAVDGMEAGITVERVTKRIWCAFVALLERRVFASSHDHGTLLPVGGAHGTPGDEPGVVDECDVGVYSRETFYACLVESICLCLGWTFCLFRPDDPPLRLQRLEQRRRPRCKLHSDDIASLLRGALSVDENNASSRELEAVGAGTNPPTRLPVAQIDDSRVAYYMYTSGSTRDPKCVVASRGNLRAYLLRFILDKDGLAVVDPRCRFFCLSSPFFDPSIGDMLVGLCTPHGVLYTCTQEDLLNGRVAPLLACVQPTHVVSTPAVWSSLTTAGHLLSFLSSSTPPMKVFLGGEHMSQELINTWADKVELYNVYGVTEVTIYQSVWRIFPGTRAEDVKCGPGVGTRIRVQSLDAASDMFLGDRDASESEGGLCQELCELARADYGEVVLYGDQVCCGYTEDTASSSFGYDPSTGERFFCTGDIGRLVSTGVGGRPELELRGRRDWEMKLNGQRVALEEVEGTVQRALEGLSSQCACFCIQSTSGTPAIGAAVVLTDVVSGELLRDHKEGVSAALEELLALHLPSFMVPRRWLLFANGASLPQTPTGKVSRTQLAVDAVQEQREELGAQPKGKHDGCNWEEDELYRVVQSVWQSMLGVPIRCDTHYIHAGGDSLGALKLSHAVYLRLHAGSHAGIDEHGRLPPPFQPCVLLQHPRFGDYVQALREGWTAAPLNDEPKPASGEAVPALLPLLPSPQVLSRAETAADFLFREVVAAQGAGIADRLLHHGLVDVNGHNSRTHRCSTPLHVAVASCYSLEQELPTLRVVEVLLQHGARLTAVTPDGVTAAHLASSRSATILQRLLDHDQGVVHCRDIRQQSLLHFAARSGNVEAVRLLHHYGLKVDTRDKWQRTPVHWAVLNGHTAVLEEMALRCASSAITVSATAIVKAPESNGSSAKRHRFPGNETARFTRLARKKTYLAYETLHEIADRMHPGNDQVKRLCDCLAPSVGEAAAAE, from the coding sequence ATGAGCTCAAACGTTCcgcagcgtgtgcgcgaTGGCGCCACGCTATCCGCCTGCATACTCGAAGCGTTGGAAAAGCGCGGTGATGATGAGGTGATGTTTGCACTTCtccggcaccgccactgtgACTCCTCGAACGCAGGGTGGCTAGAaggaagcagcggtgcagtcGATGGCATGGAGGCGGGTATCACAGTAGAGCGCGTGACCAAACGAATATGGTGTGCATTCGTAGCACTGCTGGAGCGGCGGGTCTTCGCCTCTTCACATGACCATGGTACGCTACTTCCTGTGGGAGGAGCGCATGGCACGCCGGGCGATGAGCCTGGCGTGGTGGATGAGTGCGATGTTGGAGTTTACAGCCGAGAGACCTTCTACGCATGCCTGGTGGAAAGTATCTGCCTGTGCCTGGGCTGGACGTTTTGCCTGTTTCGCCCAGATGATCCGCCCTTGCGGTTGCAGCGACTGGAACAACGTCGGAGGCCGCGCTGCAAGCTACACTCGGACGATATCGCATCGCTGCTACGCGGAGCACTCTCGGTAGATGAGAACAACGCTAGCAGCAGAGAGCTCGAGGCGGTGGGAGCAGGCACCAACCCACCAACGCGGCTGCCGGTAGCACAGATAGACGACAGTCGTGTCGCCTACTACATGTACACCTCCGGCTCAACAAGAGACCCAAAGTGTGTGGTAGCTTCTCGGGGCAATCTGCGAGCGTACCTGCTGCGCTTCATTCTCGATAAGGATGGTCTCGCCGTGGTTGATCCACGCTGTCgctttttttgcctctcttccccgtTCTTTGATCCGTCTATCGGTGATATGCTCGTGGGGCTCTGCACACCCCACGGTGTCCTCTACACATGCACTCAGGAGGACCTTCTCAACGGCCGggttgcgccgctgctggcctgCGTGCAGCCGACTCATGTGGTGAGCACTCCGGCTGTTTGGTCTTctctcaccaccgccgggcATCTGCTGtcgtttctctcctcctcaaccCCTCCAATGAAGGTGTTTCTTGGCGGCGAACACATGTCTCAGGAGCTGATCAACACCTGGGCCGACAAGGTGGAACTGTACAACGTCTACGGTGTGACTGAGGTCACCATATACCAGTCGGTGTGGCGCATTTTTCCAGGCACGAGGGCAGAGGACGTGAAGTGCGGCCCCGGGGTGGGCACAAGGATTCGTGTTCAAAGCCTGGATGCTGCATCCGACATGTTTCTTGGCGACAGGGACGCTTCCGAATCGGAAGGAGGCTTATGTCAGGAGCTTTGTGAACTTGCGAGGGCCGACTACGGGGAGGTTGTTCTTTATGGGGATCAAGTGTGCTGCGGATATACGGAGGAcaccgcgtcgtcgtcgttcgGCTACGACCCCTCGACGGGCGAGCGCTTCTTTTGTACAGGGGATATCGGGCGGCTCGTTTCGACTGGTGTGGGAGGCCGGCcggagctggagctgcgTGGTCGTCGCGACTGGGAAATGAAGTTGAACGGTCAACGCGTGGCtttggaggaggtggagggtaCTGTTCAGCGGGCCCTGGAGGGCCTTTCTTCTCAGTGCGCCTGCTTCTGCATACAATCCACATCAGGCACGCCAGCCAttggtgcggcggtggtgctgacaGACGTTGTCAGTGGGGAACTCTTGAGAGACCACAAGGAGGGCGTGAGCGCCGCGTTGGAGGAACTGCTTGCGCTACACCTGCCTTCCTTCATGGTGCCGCGCCGCTGGCTGCTGTTCGCCAACGGAGCTTCATTGCCGCAGACGCCGACGGGCAAGGTGAGCCGTACCCAGCTTGCCGTAGACGCTGTCCAAGAGCAACGAGAGGAGCTTGGTGCGCAGCCCAAGGGAAAACATGACGGTTGCAActgggaggaggatgagctgTACAGAGTAGTGCAGTCTGTGTGGCAAAGCATGCTGGGTGTACCGATTCGCTGTGACACGCACTACATTCACGCCGGGGGTGACTCACTTGGTGCTCTAAAGCTCAGTCACGCCGTGTACCTCAGGCTCCACGCCGGCTCCCATGCCGGGATCGACGAGCATGGTagacttcctcctcctttccagCCCTGCGTGTTGCTTCAGCACCCCCGCTTCGGCGACTATGTGCAGGCTCTGCGCGAGGGGTGgacagcagctcctcttAACGATGAGCCGAAGCCTGCGAGTGGCGAGGCAGTGCCAGCATTGCTACCCCTTTTGCCATCTCCACAAGTTCTCAGCCGTGCAGAGACAGCTGCGGATTTCCTTTTCCGCGAGGTTGTTGCCGCACAAGGCGCCGGGATTGCCGACCGCCTTCTTCACCACGGCCTCGTCGACGTCAACGGGCACAACAGCCGAACGCACCGCTGTAGCACACCCCTGCACGTGGCTGTTGCGAGCTGTTACTCTCTGGAGCAGGAATTGCCGACACTGCGTGTGGTGGAAGTGCTGTTACAGCACGGTGCCAGGCTTACGGCTGTAACGCCGGACGGCGTGACTGCTGCTCATTTGGCGTCAAGCAGGTCTGCCACCATTCTTCAGCGTCTGCTAGACCATGATCAGGGTGTGGTACACTGTCGTGACATCCGTCAGCAGTCGTTGTTGCACTTTGCGGCACGTAGCGGCAACGTTGAAGCAGTTCGTCTTCTTCACCACTACGGCCTGAAGGTCGACACACGAGACAAGTGGCAGCGCACTCCGGTGCACTGGGCTGTTTTGAATGGACACACAGCagtgctggaggagatggcgttgcgctgcgcctcttcggcAATCACAGTCTCCGCTACGGCGATTGTCAAGGCTCCAGAGTcgaacggcagcagcgcgaagCGGCACCGCTTCCCAGGCAACGAGACAGCTCGTTTTACGCGACTTGCGCGCAAAAAGACATACCTGGCGTATGAGACGCTTCACGAGATAGCCGACCGTATGCACCCGGGGAACGATCAAGTTAAGCGACTATGCGATTGTCTGGCTCCCTCAGTgggtgaagctgctgcggcagaaTAG
- a CDS encoding DNA-directed RNA polymerase-like protein (TriTrypDB/GeneDB-style sysID: LpmP.28.2180), translated as MASFHPRDAFILHQEHIQRMNEGDEVDTSEEQKVHIDLQRVTDSESTAVVTFSHEDHTLGNPLRHVLMQNVAVTSAGYAIPHPLEPKMLLHVQASDYAVEAVAHGLERLAEICDDTISSFDKCMVAQHRMAVSARPE; from the coding sequence ATGGCGTCTTTTCACCCTCGCGACGCTTTCATTCTTCACCAGGAGCACATCCAACGCATGAACGAGGGCGATGAAGTGGACACATCGGAGGAACAGAAGGTTCACATTGATCTGCAGCGCGTCACTGACAGCGAATCCACTGCTGTGGTAACTTTCTCTCACGAGGATCACACCCTAGGAAATCCCCTGCGGCACGTTCTGATGCAGAACGTTGCCGTGACGAGCGCCGGCTACGCGATTCCCCATCCACTAGAGCCGAAGATGCTCTTGCATGTGCAGGCTTCCGACTACGCTGTAGAGGCTGTGGCCCACGGTCTGGAGCGTCTCGCAGAAATCTGTGACGACACAATTAGTAGCTTCGATAAGTGTATGGTAGCACAGCATCGCATGGCTGTTTCTGCGCGGCCAGAGTAG